From the Pseudomonas putida genome, one window contains:
- a CDS encoding NADP-dependent glyceraldehyde-3-phosphate dehydrogenase has protein sequence MEHLLDSLFPAAGDIPENWHLGAPLEQRDYLVNGELRRWDGPLATVRSPVWLKEADGERQVVLGSAPLLDADTALTALDAAVNAYDKGRGAWPNMRVAERIQHVETFLARMREQRTAVVKLLMWEIGKNLKDSEKEFDRTCDYIVDTINALKDLDRRSSRFELEQGTLGQIRRAPLGVALCMGPYNYPLNETFTTLIPALIMGNTVVFKPAKFGVLLIRPLLEAFRDSFPPGVINVIYGRGRETVSALMASGKVDVFAFIGTHKAASDLKKLHPRPHRLRAALGLDAKNPGIVLPQVDLDNAVEEAITGALSFNGQRCTALKILFVHEDVVEPFLDKFQRKLAALKPGMPWEPGVALTPLPEQGKVDYLDQLVADATAKGAQVLNEGGGQSRGSFFYPALLYPVSRDMRVYHEEQFGPVVPVVPYRDLQTVIDYVLDSDYGQQLSLFGNDPATIGSLVDIFANQVGRINLNAQCQRGPDTYPFNGRKNSAEGTLSVHDALRVFSIRTLVATRFQEANKELISEIIRNRQSSFLTTDYIF, from the coding sequence ATGGAACATCTGCTCGACTCGCTGTTTCCCGCCGCCGGCGACATTCCCGAAAACTGGCACCTGGGCGCACCGCTGGAACAACGCGACTACCTGGTGAACGGTGAACTCAGGCGCTGGGACGGGCCACTGGCCACGGTGCGCAGCCCGGTCTGGCTGAAGGAAGCGGATGGCGAGCGCCAGGTGGTGCTCGGCAGCGCGCCCTTGCTCGATGCCGACACCGCCCTCACCGCCCTGGACGCGGCGGTAAACGCCTACGACAAGGGCCGTGGCGCCTGGCCGAACATGCGCGTGGCCGAGCGTATACAGCATGTGGAAACCTTCCTCGCACGCATGCGCGAACAGCGCACCGCCGTGGTCAAGCTGCTGATGTGGGAAATCGGCAAGAACCTGAAGGATTCGGAAAAGGAATTCGACCGCACCTGCGACTACATCGTCGACACCATCAACGCCCTCAAGGACCTCGACCGCCGCTCCAGCCGCTTCGAGCTCGAACAAGGCACCCTCGGCCAGATCCGCCGTGCGCCGCTGGGCGTGGCGCTGTGCATGGGCCCTTACAACTACCCGCTCAACGAAACCTTCACCACGCTGATCCCGGCCCTGATCATGGGCAACACCGTGGTGTTCAAGCCAGCCAAGTTCGGCGTGCTGCTGATTCGCCCGCTGCTCGAAGCGTTCCGCGACAGCTTTCCGCCAGGGGTGATCAACGTCATCTACGGCCGCGGCCGCGAGACGGTCAGCGCGCTGATGGCCAGCGGTAAGGTCGATGTGTTCGCCTTCATCGGCACCCACAAGGCGGCAAGCGACCTCAAGAAGCTTCACCCGCGGCCGCACCGGCTGCGTGCGGCCCTGGGCCTGGACGCGAAAAACCCCGGCATCGTCCTGCCCCAGGTAGACCTGGACAATGCCGTGGAAGAAGCCATTACCGGCGCGCTGTCGTTCAATGGCCAACGCTGCACGGCGCTGAAGATCCTGTTCGTCCACGAAGATGTGGTCGAACCCTTCCTCGACAAGTTCCAGCGCAAACTGGCCGCACTCAAGCCAGGCATGCCCTGGGAACCAGGCGTTGCGCTGACGCCGCTGCCGGAACAGGGCAAGGTCGATTACCTCGACCAACTGGTGGCCGATGCCACGGCCAAAGGCGCACAGGTGCTCAACGAGGGTGGCGGGCAGAGCCGCGGCTCGTTCTTCTACCCCGCCCTGCTCTATCCGGTGTCTCGCGACATGCGCGTGTACCACGAGGAGCAGTTCGGCCCGGTGGTGCCGGTGGTGCCTTACCGCGACCTGCAGACCGTGATCGACTACGTGCTCGACTCCGACTACGGCCAGCAGCTGAGCCTGTTCGGCAATGACCCGGCGACTATCGGCAGCCTGGTCGACATCTTTGCCAACCAGGTCGGCCGCATCAACCTCAACGCCCAGTGCCAGCGCGGCCCCGACACCTATCCGTTCAACGGCCGCAAGAACAGCGCCGAAGGCACCCTGTCGGTGCACGATGCCTTGCGCGTGTTCTCCATCCGCACCCTGGTCGCCACGCGCTTCCAGGAAGCCAACAAGGAACTGATCAGCGAAATCATCCGCAACCGCCAATCGAGCTTCCTGACCACCGACTACATCTTCTGA
- a CDS encoding putative bifunctional diguanylate cyclase/phosphodiesterase: MTPSNSPMTHEPIPTVGALRRALRRLLPVGVSLAGIGVSMALGHVDIQRQHSQQDASLFHSPLFWFALTCSGLLSLFIAQINRKQRQLQQRNRELQRSQAQLERLAHYDTITGLPNRVLFQQQLAEATAEGHGLAVLLLDIDGFKQVNDSLGHAMGDLLLQQATARFLQELDTGDRVCRLGGDEFVFMLQGTQGQVSHQLRQLLRCLQRPFDLNGNAALVTGSIGLAWCPQHGEDVGSLLRHADTAMYAAKEGGRNAWRPYHPDMTARLHQRLELERNLRRALQDNEFELWYQPKVDLFSGQLEGVEALLRWRDPEHGLIPPGEFIPLAERTGLIIPLGERVLDLACAQLAAWRAADCLPGPLAVNVAALQIERSDYVSSLAIALERHGLAPNLLEVEITESLLMESQQQACAALAQLQAMGVATAVDDFGTGYSSLAYLRALPIDHLKIDRAFIKDLPDDDDAVAIARAIIDLGHALGYRITAEGIETQQQYDFLRNAGCDQGQGYLLGRPMPAAELQKWVARNPLRARMPR, from the coding sequence ATGACCCCGTCCAATTCCCCGATGACCCACGAACCGATACCGACTGTCGGCGCGCTGCGTCGCGCCCTTCGCCGCTTGTTGCCGGTCGGCGTTTCCCTGGCCGGTATCGGCGTGTCCATGGCGCTTGGCCATGTGGACATCCAGCGCCAGCACAGCCAGCAGGACGCGAGCCTGTTCCACTCGCCGCTGTTCTGGTTCGCCCTGACCTGCAGTGGCCTGCTCAGCCTGTTCATCGCTCAGATCAACCGCAAACAGCGCCAGCTGCAACAGCGTAACCGTGAACTGCAGCGCTCGCAGGCACAGCTGGAACGCCTGGCGCATTACGACACCATCACTGGTTTGCCTAACCGGGTGCTGTTTCAGCAGCAGTTGGCTGAGGCCACTGCCGAAGGCCATGGCCTGGCCGTGCTGCTACTGGATATCGACGGTTTCAAACAGGTCAACGACAGCCTGGGTCACGCCATGGGCGATTTGCTGCTGCAGCAGGCGACTGCGCGCTTTCTTCAGGAACTCGACACCGGCGACCGGGTATGCCGGCTGGGCGGCGATGAATTCGTGTTCATGCTCCAGGGCACCCAGGGCCAGGTCAGTCACCAGCTGCGGCAACTGCTGCGCTGCCTGCAACGGCCGTTCGACCTCAATGGCAATGCCGCGCTGGTAACGGGCAGCATCGGCCTGGCCTGGTGCCCGCAACATGGCGAAGACGTTGGCAGCCTGCTGCGCCATGCCGACACGGCCATGTACGCGGCCAAGGAGGGGGGGCGCAACGCATGGCGCCCCTATCACCCGGACATGACGGCACGCCTGCACCAGCGCCTGGAGCTGGAGCGCAACTTGCGCCGGGCGCTGCAGGATAACGAGTTCGAATTGTGGTATCAGCCGAAGGTCGACCTGTTCAGCGGCCAGCTGGAAGGGGTCGAGGCCTTGTTGCGCTGGCGTGATCCAGAGCATGGGCTGATACCGCCTGGCGAGTTCATCCCGCTGGCCGAGCGCACTGGCCTGATCATCCCCTTGGGTGAGCGCGTGCTCGACCTGGCCTGTGCGCAACTGGCCGCATGGCGCGCCGCCGATTGCCTGCCGGGGCCCCTGGCGGTCAACGTGGCGGCGTTGCAGATCGAGCGCAGCGACTATGTCTCGAGCCTGGCCATTGCCCTGGAACGCCATGGCCTGGCCCCCAACCTGCTGGAAGTGGAGATCACCGAGAGCCTGCTGATGGAAAGCCAGCAACAGGCGTGCGCGGCCCTGGCCCAGCTGCAAGCCATGGGCGTGGCCACGGCCGTGGACGACTTCGGCACCGGTTATTCGTCGCTGGCCTACCTGCGTGCCTTGCCCATCGACCACCTGAAGATCGACCGGGCGTTCATCAAGGACCTGCCCGATGACGATGATGCGGTGGCCATCGCCCGGGCGATCATCGACCTCGGGCATGCCCTGGGCTATCGCATCACGGCGGAGGGGATCGAGACCCAGCAGCAATATGACTTCCTGCGCAATGCCGGGTGTGACCAGGGCCAGGGTTACCTGCTGGGGCGGCCGATGCCGGCCGCCGAATTGCAGAAGTGGGTGGCGCGCAACCCGCTCAGGGCGCGGATGCCGCGTTAG
- a CDS encoding M60 family metallopeptidase: MSTIAKPSPLPAARTMRYSQSVAYDTYVSKNGQPSYDNDEFLVVKLDDYDPGHREAYLSFDTSKLAPLSIIGELQLMLHTDNRADDGTIEIHIVEDHSFWGRSFDYAHRPPRGERVASFTMKEQDPDGWITVSIKDETMIQKLLGNGKMSLMLQGLDYRKYHRFSSSKRSAYAPSLTAVTRHPPISASKNIRYLNFICTREENGFSVVRLSEIDIIDDTGTRLDKQAWEVVDGTSLDGWQTLFDNDRQTQYKVNQATPVYLTIDLKKEVSIAALVFSPQLAGFEGRPADVLIYGKPEQPADWALIGSRAVPHGNGNAPHVIFTWASALASQTERSYSLPIKTSVGIEQARLKHRIARSPLNVTGLHFNEPGIVCIWIESTDPKSSDYLEAREGHWDGSLKHRLHYGLNAFYFSSAGGQLYFQLASNDSTDNKRSATIRVMAEHVDFHPVFESNVTSQSAWLKMLETYDTTNVVEMFTRRVILTVRAKDFLPLAKQIDMQALADTYDNGIAPTELSAGVLATHSNALHHPDVNPYHFVPSEGGYMSATKNRLKYHYSLTPRMLNEAGTFWGIWHEIGHTLQTTALYWAGQSEVSVNIYPFAQRAWSGPISKLASQYDPNFVKAYAELNSVDNYSQLSSLSRELMFHHLFFIHGEKNMYALHQRYRANLAGEINDPEFRIGATDDESMNVMAMISSKHTQSDLTPFYLFWKYPLTEQTLSTIKGYGFSPISDFEKLPSDLIVDRPPEDFDMVFDET; the protein is encoded by the coding sequence ATGTCAACCATTGCAAAACCTTCTCCGCTGCCTGCAGCCAGAACAATGCGCTACTCGCAAAGCGTGGCCTATGACACTTACGTTTCAAAAAATGGCCAACCATCATATGACAACGACGAATTTCTTGTGGTGAAGCTTGATGATTATGATCCTGGACACCGCGAGGCATATTTATCTTTCGACACTTCAAAACTCGCCCCTCTGTCAATCATTGGCGAGTTGCAGTTAATGCTTCACACCGACAATCGAGCCGACGATGGAACCATCGAGATTCATATCGTCGAAGATCATTCATTCTGGGGAAGGTCCTTCGATTATGCCCATCGCCCCCCACGCGGTGAACGGGTCGCGTCATTTACCATGAAAGAGCAAGACCCGGACGGCTGGATCACGGTCAGCATCAAAGATGAAACGATGATTCAGAAACTTTTGGGTAACGGCAAGATGTCATTGATGCTGCAGGGTCTAGACTACCGTAAATACCACCGCTTTTCTTCATCGAAACGGAGTGCTTATGCGCCTAGCCTGACCGCGGTTACGCGCCACCCTCCCATTTCAGCCTCGAAAAATATCCGCTATCTGAATTTCATTTGCACGAGGGAAGAAAACGGTTTTTCAGTAGTAAGACTGAGCGAGATCGATATCATCGACGACACCGGCACTCGCCTCGACAAACAAGCGTGGGAGGTGGTAGATGGCACAAGCCTCGATGGCTGGCAGACACTCTTCGACAACGACAGGCAAACACAATACAAGGTAAATCAAGCCACTCCCGTTTATTTGACCATCGACCTGAAAAAGGAGGTATCGATCGCGGCATTGGTATTTTCACCGCAACTTGCCGGGTTCGAGGGCCGCCCCGCCGACGTACTCATTTACGGCAAGCCAGAGCAACCCGCTGACTGGGCCCTGATCGGCTCACGGGCCGTCCCGCACGGCAACGGAAATGCGCCCCATGTCATTTTTACCTGGGCGTCGGCACTGGCTTCGCAAACGGAGAGGTCCTATTCGCTTCCAATCAAGACCTCTGTCGGCATCGAGCAGGCCAGGTTGAAACACCGGATAGCGCGCAGCCCGTTGAATGTCACTGGCCTGCATTTCAATGAGCCCGGCATCGTGTGCATCTGGATCGAATCTACCGACCCCAAGAGTAGTGACTACCTTGAGGCACGCGAGGGGCACTGGGACGGCTCACTCAAGCATCGACTGCATTACGGGTTGAACGCTTTCTATTTCTCATCTGCCGGTGGCCAGTTGTATTTCCAACTTGCCAGCAATGACAGCACTGACAATAAACGAAGTGCCACCATCAGAGTCATGGCAGAACACGTGGACTTCCACCCTGTTTTTGAGTCCAATGTAACCTCACAATCTGCCTGGCTCAAGATGCTGGAAACCTACGACACCACGAACGTGGTAGAAATGTTTACGCGCAGAGTCATCCTCACTGTTCGAGCGAAAGATTTTCTGCCACTGGCCAAGCAGATTGACATGCAAGCGTTGGCAGACACTTACGACAACGGCATCGCGCCGACAGAGTTAAGTGCAGGTGTCCTGGCAACCCACTCAAATGCACTGCATCATCCTGACGTCAACCCCTATCATTTCGTACCCAGTGAAGGTGGTTACATGAGCGCCACAAAAAACAGGCTCAAATACCACTACAGCCTCACGCCAAGAATGCTCAATGAAGCGGGCACCTTCTGGGGCATTTGGCATGAAATCGGCCACACCCTGCAAACGACTGCACTCTACTGGGCTGGGCAAAGCGAAGTCAGCGTCAATATCTATCCGTTCGCGCAACGCGCCTGGTCGGGGCCGATATCTAAATTGGCAAGTCAATACGACCCCAATTTTGTAAAAGCCTATGCAGAGTTGAACAGCGTCGACAACTACTCGCAATTGTCCTCGCTCAGTCGCGAACTGATGTTTCACCACCTGTTCTTCATACACGGCGAGAAAAACATGTATGCGCTACATCAGCGCTACCGCGCCAATCTGGCAGGCGAGATCAACGACCCCGAGTTCCGCATTGGTGCGACAGATGATGAATCCATGAATGTCATGGCGATGATCTCCTCGAAACACACTCAGTCAGACCTGACACCCTTTTATCTCTTCTGGAAATATCCCCTGACTGAGCAGACCCTGAGCACCATCAAAGGATATGGGTTCTCACCCATCAGCGATTTCGAAAAACTACCCTCCGACCTTATCGTGGATCGCCCTCCCGAGGACTTCGACATGGTGTTTGACGAAACCTGA